In Eubalaena glacialis isolate mEubGla1 chromosome 2, mEubGla1.1.hap2.+ XY, whole genome shotgun sequence, a single genomic region encodes these proteins:
- the METTL3 gene encoding N6-adenosine-methyltransferase catalytic subunit yields the protein MSDTWSSIQAHKKQLDSLRERLQRRRKQDSGHLDLRNPEAALSPTFRSDSPVPTAPTSGGPKPSTASAVPELATDPELEKKLLHHLSDLALTLPTDAVSIRLAISTPDAPATQDGVESLLQKFAAQELIEVKRGLLQDDAHPTLVTYADHSKLSAMMGAVAEKKGSGEVAGTITGQKRRAEQDSTTVAAFASSLASGLASSASEVAKEPTKKSRKHAASDVDLEIESLLNQQSTKEQQSKKVSQEILELLNTTTAKEQSIVEKFRSRGRAQVQEFCDYGTKEECMKASDADRPCRKLHFRRIINKHTDESLGDCSFLNTCFHMDTCKYVHYEIDACMDSEAPGSKDHTPSQELALTQSVGGDSNADRLFPPQWICCDIRYLDVSILGKFAVVMADPPWDIHMELPYGTLTDDEMRRLNIPVLQDDGFLFLWVTGRAMELGRECLNLWGYERVDEIIWVKTNQLQRIIRTGRTGHWLNHGKEHCLVGVKGNPQGFNQGLDCDVIVAEVRSTSHKPDEIYGMIERLSPGTRKIELFGRPHNVQPNWITLGNQLDGIHLLDPDVVARFKQRYPDGIISKPKNL from the exons ATCTTCGGAATCCAGAGGCAGCACTGTCTCCAACCTTCCGTAGTGACAGCCCAGTGCCTACTGCACCCACTTCTGGTGGCCCTAAGCCCAGCACAGCTTCAGCAGTTCCTGAACTAGCTACAGACCCTGAATTAGAGAAGAAGTTGCTACACCACCTCTCTGATCTGGCGCTAACATTGCCCACTGATGCTGTGTCCATCCGTCTTGCCATCTCCACG CCAGATGCCCCTGCCACTCAAGATGGGGTGGAAAGCCTCCTACAGAAGTTTGCAGCTCAGGAGTTGATTGAAGTAAAGCGAGGTCTCCTACAAGATGATGCACATCCCACTCTTGTGACCTACGCTGATCATTCCAAGCTCTCTGCCATGATGGGTGCTGTGGCAGAAAAAAAGGGCTCTGGGGAGGTAGCAGGGACTATCACAGGGCAGAAGCGGCGTGCAGAACAGGACTCGACCACAGTAGCTGCCTTTGCTAGCTCTTTGGCCTCTGGTTTGGCCTCTTCAGCATCAGAAGTAGCCAAGGAGCCAaccaagaaatcaagaaaacatgcTGCCTCAGATGTTGATCTGGAGATAGAGAGCCTTCTTAACCAACAATCTACTAAGGAACAACAGAGCAAGAAG GTTAGTCAGGAGATCCTAGAGCTACTGAATACTACAACAGCCAAGGAACAATCCATAGTTGAAAAGTTTCGCTCACGAGGTCGGGCTCAAGTGCAAGAGTTCTGTGACTATGGAACCAAGGAGGAGTGCATGAAAGCCAGTGATGCTGACCGGCCCTGTCGCAAGCTGCACTTCAG ACGGATCATCAATAAACACACTGATGAATCATTAGGTGACTGCTCTTTCCTTAACACATGTTTCCACATGGATACCTGCAAATATGTTCACTATGAAATTGATGCTTGCATGGATTCTGAAGCTCCTGGAAGCAAAGACCATACACCAAGCCAGGAGCTTGCCCTTACACAGAGCGTTGGAGGTGACTCCAATGCAGATCGACTCTTCCCACCTCAG TGGATCTGTTGTGATATCCGCTACCTGGACGTCAGTATCTTGGGCAAGTTTGCAGTTGTGATGGCTGACCCACCCTGGGATATTCACATGGAGCTGCCCTATGGGACCCTGACAGATGATGAGATGCGCAGGCTCAACATACCAGTACTGCAGGATGATGGCTTTCTCTTCCTCTGGGTCACAGGCAG GGCCATGGAGTTGGGCAGAGAATGTCTGAACCTCTGGGG TTATGAACGGGTAGATGAAATTATCTGGGTGAAGACAAATCAACTGCAACGCATCATTCGGACAGGCCGCACAGGTCATTGGTTGAACCATGGGAAGGAACACTGCTTG GTTGGTGTCAAAGGAAATCCCCAAGGCTTCAACCAGGGTCTGGATTGTGATGTGATCGTAGCTGAG GTTCGTTCCACTAGTCATAAACCAGATGAAATCTATGGCATGATTGAAAGACTGTCCCCTGGCACTCGCAAGATTGAGTTATTTGGACGACCACACAATGTGCAACCGAACTG GATCACCCTTGGAAACCAACTGGATGGGATCCACCTACTAGACCCAGATGTGGTTGCCCGGTTCAAGCAAAGGTATCCAGATGGTATCATCTCTAAACCTAAGAATCTATAG
- the TOX4 gene encoding TOX high mobility group box family member 4, producing MEFPGGNDNYLTITGPSHPFLSGAETFHTPSLGDEEFEIPPISLDSDPSLAVSDVVGHFDDLADPSSSQDGSFSAQYGVQTLDMPVGMTHGLMEQGGGLLSGGLTMDLDHSIGTQYSANPPVTIDVPMTDMTSGLMGHSQLTTIDQSELSSQLGLSLGGGTILPPAQSPEDRLSTTPSPTSSLHEDGVEEFRRQLPSQKTVVVEAGKKQKAPKKRKKKDPNEPQKPVSAYALFFRDTQAAIKGQNPNATFGEVSKIVASMWDSLGEEQKQVYKRKTEAAKKEYLKALAAYKDNQECQATVETVELDPAPPSQTPSPPPVTTADPASPAAASTEPPALSPSIVVNSTLSSYVANQASSGAGGQPNITKLIITKQMLPSSITMSQGGMVTVIPATVVTSRGIQLGQTSTATIQPSQQAQIVTRSVLQAAAAAAASMQLPPPRLQPPPLQQMPQPPTQQQVAILQQPPPLQAMQQPPPQKFRINLQQQPPPLQVKLVPPPTLKMQTTLVPPPVERSPERPVNSSPETHTVEETSPETICEMITDVVPEVESPSQMDVELVSGSPVTLSPQPRCVRSGCENPPVVSKDWDNEYCSNECVVKHCRDVFLAWVASRNSNTVVFVK from the exons ATGGAG ttTCCCGGAGGAAATGACAATTACCTGACGATCACAGGGCCCTCGCACCCCTTCCTGTCAGGGGCCGAG ACGTTCCATACACCAAGCCTGGGTGATGAAGAGTTTGAAATCCCCCCTATCTCCTTGGATTCTGATCCCTCACTGGCTGTCTCAGATGTGGTTGGCCACTTTGATGACCTGGCAGACCCTTCCTCCTCTCAGGATGGCAGCTTTTCAGCCCAGTATGGGGTCCAGACATTGGACATGCCTGTGGGCATGACCCATGGCTTGATGGAGCAGGGCGGGGGGCTCCTGAGTGGGGGCTTGACCATG GACTTGGATCATTCTATAGGAACTCAGTATAGCGCCAATCCACCTGTTACAATTGATGTACCAATGACAGACATGACATCTGGCTTGATGGGGCATAGCCAGTTGACCACCATTGATCAGTCAGAACTGAGTTCTCAACTTGGTTTGAGCTTAGGGGGTGGCACCATCCTGCCACCTGCCCAGTCACCTGAGGATCGTCTTTCAACCACACCTTCACCTACTAGTTCACTTCATGAGGATGGTGTTGAGGAATTCCGGAGG CAACTTCCCAGCCAGAAGACAGTTGTGGTGGAAGCAGGGAAAAAGCAGAAGGccccaaagaagagaaaaaagaaagatcctaATGAACCTCAAAAACCAGTTTCAGCATATGCTTTATTCTTTCGTGACACACAGGCTGCCATCAAGGGACAGAATCCCAATGCCACTTTTGGGGAGGTTTCAAAAATTGTGGCTTCTATGTGGGACAGTCTTGGAGAGGAGCAAAAACAG GTATATAAGAGGAAAACTGAAGCTGCTAAGAAAGAGTATCTGAAGGCTCTGGCTGCTTATAAAGACAATCAAGAGTGTCAG GCTACTGTGGAAACAGTGGAATTGGATCCAGCGCCCCCATCACAGACTCCTTCTCCACCTCCTGTGACTACTGCTGACCCAGCCTCTCCAGCAGCAGCCTCAACAGAGCCCCCTGCCCTGTCTCCTTCCATTGTTGTTAATTCCACTCTTTCATCCTATGTGGCAAACCAGGCATCTTCTGGGGCTGGGGGTCAGCCCAATATTACCAAGTTGATTATTACCAAACAGATGTTGCCCTCTTCTATTACTATGTCTCAAGGAGGGATGGTTACCGTTATCCCAGCCACAGTGGTGACCTCCCGGGGGATCCAACTAGGCCAAACCAGTACAGCTACTATCCAGCCTAGTCAGCAAGCCCAGATCGTCACTCGGTCAGTGCTGcaggcagcagctgcagcagcagcttccaTGCAACTGCCTCCGCCCCGACTACAACCCCCTCCGTTGCAGCAGATGCCTCAGCCCCCGACTCAGCAACAAGTCGCCATTCTCCAGCAGCCTCCCCCGCTGCAGGCCATGCAGCAGCCCCCACCTCAGAAATTCCGAATCAATCTACAGCAGCAGCCGCCGCCACTGCAGGTCAAGCTTGTGCCTCCGCCCACTCTAAAAATGCAGACTACCTTGGTTCCACCACCTGTAGAAAGGAGTCCGGAGCGGCCTGTGAACAGCAGCCCTGAGACCCACACAGTGGAGGAAACCTCTCCTGAGACAATCTGTGAGATGATCACAGATGTAGTTCCTGAG GTTGAGTCTCCTTctcaaatggatgttgaattggTGAGTGGGTCTCCTGTGACGCTCTCACCCCAGCCTCGATGTGTGAGGTCCGGCTGTGAGAACCCTCCCGTTGTGAGTAAGGACTGGGACAATGAGTACTGCAGCAATGAGTGCGTGGTGAAGCACTGCAG ggATGTCTTCTTGGCCTGGGTAGCCTCTAGAAACTCAAACACAGTAGTGTTTGTGAAATAG